A portion of the Pseudomonas koreensis genome contains these proteins:
- the glyA gene encoding serine hydroxymethyltransferase, which produces MFSRDLTIAKYDADLFAAMEQEAQRQEEHIELIASENYTSPAVMEAQGSVLTNKYAEGYPGKRYYGGCEYVDVVEQLAIDRAKELFGADYANVQPHAGSQANAAVYLALLSAGDTILGMSLAHGGHLTHGASVSSSGKLYNAIQYGIDANGLIDYDEVERLAVEHKPKMIVAGFSAYSQILDFPRFREIADKVGAYLFVDMAHVAGLVAAGVYPNPVPFADVVTTTTHKTLRGPRGGLILAKANAEIEKKLNSAVFPGAQGGPLEHVIAAKAICFKEALQPEFKAYQQQVVKNAKAMAEVFIARGFDVVSGGTENHLFLLSLIKQDISGKDADAALGKAFITVNKNSVPNDPRSPFVTSGLRFGTPAVTTRGFKEAECKELAGWICDILADLNNEAVIDAVREKVKAICKKLPVYGA; this is translated from the coding sequence ATGTTCAGCCGTGATTTGACTATTGCCAAGTACGACGCCGACCTTTTTGCCGCCATGGAGCAAGAAGCTCAGCGTCAGGAAGAACACATTGAGCTGATCGCTTCGGAAAACTACACCAGCCCAGCGGTGATGGAAGCTCAAGGCTCGGTCCTGACCAACAAGTACGCCGAAGGTTATCCGGGCAAGCGTTACTACGGTGGTTGCGAATACGTCGACGTGGTTGAACAACTGGCCATCGACCGCGCCAAGGAACTGTTCGGCGCCGATTACGCCAACGTTCAGCCGCACGCCGGTTCCCAGGCCAACGCTGCGGTCTATCTGGCCCTGCTGTCGGCTGGCGACACCATTCTGGGCATGAGCCTGGCCCACGGCGGTCACCTGACCCACGGCGCCAGCGTTTCCTCCTCGGGCAAGCTGTACAACGCCATCCAGTACGGCATCGACGCCAACGGCCTGATCGACTACGACGAAGTCGAGCGCCTGGCAGTCGAGCACAAGCCGAAAATGATCGTTGCCGGTTTCTCCGCCTACTCGCAGATCCTCGACTTCCCGCGCTTCCGCGAAATCGCTGACAAGGTCGGCGCCTACCTGTTCGTCGACATGGCTCACGTCGCCGGTCTGGTTGCCGCTGGTGTCTACCCGAACCCGGTGCCTTTCGCTGACGTCGTGACCACCACCACGCACAAGACCCTGCGCGGTCCACGTGGCGGTCTGATCCTGGCCAAGGCCAACGCCGAGATCGAGAAAAAGCTCAACTCCGCAGTATTCCCGGGCGCCCAGGGCGGCCCGCTGGAGCACGTGATCGCGGCCAAGGCGATCTGCTTCAAGGAAGCGCTGCAGCCTGAGTTCAAGGCATACCAGCAACAAGTGGTGAAGAACGCCAAGGCCATGGCCGAAGTGTTCATCGCGCGCGGTTTTGACGTGGTATCCGGCGGTACCGAAAACCACCTGTTCCTGCTGTCGCTGATCAAGCAGGACATCTCCGGTAAAGACGCCGACGCCGCACTGGGCAAAGCGTTCATCACCGTGAACAAGAACTCCGTGCCTAACGATCCACGCTCGCCGTTCGTTACTTCCGGCCTGCGTTTCGGTACTCCGGCTGTGACCACTCGCGGCTTCAAGGAAGCCGAGTGCAAAGAGCTGGCCGGCTGGATCTGCGACATCCTGGCTGACCTGAACAACGAAGCGGTGATCGACGCCGTTCGTGAGAAAGTCAAAGCCATCTGCAAGAAACTGCCGGTGTACGGCGCTTAA